One part of the Marinobacter sp. MDS2 genome encodes these proteins:
- a CDS encoding DSD1 family PLP-dependent enzyme, with protein MAHSEAFRKQRRKLLLAGVAVAGVGVAGLLKPEAQTTGHSRYFLTLQKALREKGLATPTLVIDRQRLNHNIAVLNRRIGEDFSYRIVAKSLPSVPLLQHIMAAAGTRKLMLFHQPSLNQVARTLPDSDVLLGKPLPVACAERFFKQFETTQSGFKPDQQLQWLVDSEARLAEYQQLAIQLKQPMRVNLEIDIGLHRGGFTTQESLARALTTIEQSPSLSFSGFMGYEPHIVKAPGPTDWLLDQAMARYQQFVDTAEHTLGRSVSDLTLNTGGSTTYPLYQGRAGQVPANELAAGSALVMPTDFDVPTLADHQGAAFIATPVLKLLERTRIPGAPGLARLQALWNPNKARTAFIYGGYWKASPVSPPGLVNNRLYGRSTNQEMLNLAEGVPLEVGDRVFLRPHQSEAVLLEFGNLAIFDPVKGEITESWPVFERG; from the coding sequence ATGGCTCACAGCGAAGCGTTTCGCAAACAACGCCGCAAACTGCTGCTGGCCGGTGTTGCGGTGGCGGGGGTGGGCGTTGCCGGCTTACTGAAGCCTGAAGCGCAAACCACCGGGCACTCCCGTTACTTTCTAACCCTGCAAAAGGCCCTGCGCGAAAAAGGCCTGGCAACGCCGACGCTGGTGATCGACCGCCAGCGTTTGAATCACAACATCGCCGTTTTGAACCGTCGCATTGGCGAGGATTTCAGTTATCGGATCGTCGCCAAGTCCCTGCCATCCGTACCTTTGCTCCAGCACATCATGGCGGCAGCCGGCACCCGTAAGCTGATGTTGTTTCATCAACCAAGCCTCAATCAGGTTGCGCGCACTCTGCCCGATTCTGATGTCCTGTTGGGCAAACCGCTTCCGGTGGCCTGTGCTGAGCGCTTCTTTAAACAGTTCGAAACGACCCAAAGCGGGTTCAAGCCCGATCAGCAACTGCAGTGGTTGGTGGATTCAGAGGCGCGGCTGGCTGAGTACCAACAACTGGCGATACAGCTGAAACAGCCGATGCGGGTGAATCTTGAAATCGATATCGGTCTGCACCGGGGCGGTTTTACCACTCAGGAATCACTGGCTCGGGCACTCACCACCATCGAACAGTCCCCTTCGCTCAGCTTCAGCGGTTTTATGGGGTACGAGCCCCACATTGTCAAAGCGCCGGGCCCAACCGACTGGCTGCTCGACCAGGCCATGGCCCGTTATCAGCAGTTTGTCGACACCGCCGAGCACACCCTGGGCCGCAGCGTTTCAGACCTGACCCTGAACACCGGTGGCTCCACAACCTATCCGTTGTATCAAGGCAGGGCCGGGCAGGTCCCCGCCAATGAGTTGGCAGCCGGTTCGGCGCTGGTAATGCCCACCGATTTTGATGTGCCAACACTGGCCGACCACCAAGGCGCCGCATTCATTGCGACCCCGGTACTGAAGCTTTTGGAGCGCACTCGCATCCCCGGAGCCCCGGGACTGGCACGGCTGCAAGCGCTCTGGAACCCTAACAAAGCCCGCACCGCGTTTATCTATGGCGGCTACTGGAAGGCAAGTCCGGTATCTCCACCGGGATTGGTGAATAACCGTCTCTATGGCCGCTCGACCAATCAGGAAATGCTGAACCTAGCCGAAGGCGTTCCGCTCGAGGTGGGTGACCGGGTATTCCTTCGGCCACACCAAAGCGAGGCTGTGTTGCTGGAATTCGGCAATCTGGCGATTTTCGACCCGGTCAAAGGCGAGATCACCGAGAGCTGGCCGGTGTTTGAGCGGGGGTGA
- a CDS encoding acetoacetate--CoA ligase: protein MSTTEQSTVVWAPTETTLAQSRMGQFKSWLELDGFGPFADYHALHQWSIDELETFWQKVWDYCGLVCDTPATQVLGSRKMPGAEWFPGMKLNFAANLLRWAENDHADKEAVVAYCETRPVLRKSYRELKTDTGALEAFLRSKGIQKGDRVAGVVTNGYEALVGMLAATSMGAIWSSASPDFGIGAINDRFGQIEPAALIVVNGYGYGGKTFARQQDFSDLIAGLPSLKTVLSVQQLPDEAPVEGDRVTTWEQALEAGAGQAPSYTPVDPDHPVYILYSSGTTGKPKCIVHGTAGLLINHAKELMLHGDVGPEDRFLYFTTCGWMMWNWQASALMTGAAVITVDGSPGYPSLEFLWETVAKESVTHYGTSARFIAGCRKAELQPAKTHDQSALRVVFSTGSPLLPEDYDWIYSDGAPNVLLGSIAGGTDICGCFVGATPLLPVRRGEIQCRFLGVDAVAYDDEGQPVSDGRGELVCRQPLPSMPVSFWQDPNNERYQDAYFNTFPGVWAHGDFIEFTEHGGAIIYGRSDATLNPGGVRIGTAEIYRQVETVAEVKDSLVVGRQIEGDVEVVLFVVPADGQSVTTDLMKTLKTKIREGASPRHVPKHIVEVPDIPYTRSGKKVELAVARLINGSKKADNRDALGNPEALDQMRERLLEVGLLPE from the coding sequence ATGAGTACAACAGAACAATCAACGGTGGTATGGGCTCCGACAGAAACCACCCTGGCGCAATCCCGGATGGGCCAGTTTAAAAGCTGGCTTGAGCTAGACGGATTCGGCCCTTTCGCGGATTACCACGCCTTGCATCAGTGGTCGATCGACGAACTCGAAACCTTCTGGCAGAAGGTCTGGGACTACTGCGGGTTGGTCTGTGATACCCCGGCGACTCAAGTGCTGGGTAGCCGTAAGATGCCGGGTGCCGAATGGTTCCCGGGCATGAAACTGAACTTCGCCGCCAATTTGCTGCGCTGGGCGGAGAATGATCACGCAGACAAAGAAGCGGTGGTCGCCTACTGTGAAACCCGGCCGGTATTGCGTAAAAGCTACCGTGAACTGAAAACCGATACGGGTGCACTGGAAGCCTTCCTGCGCAGTAAAGGCATCCAAAAAGGAGATCGGGTTGCCGGAGTTGTGACCAATGGCTACGAAGCCCTGGTAGGCATGCTGGCAGCCACAAGCATGGGAGCGATCTGGAGTTCTGCATCACCGGATTTCGGCATCGGTGCTATCAACGATCGTTTCGGCCAGATCGAACCGGCCGCTCTGATCGTGGTCAATGGCTACGGCTATGGCGGCAAAACCTTCGCGCGCCAGCAAGACTTCTCCGACCTCATTGCCGGCTTGCCCTCGTTGAAAACGGTGCTCAGTGTTCAGCAGCTGCCTGATGAAGCGCCCGTTGAGGGCGACCGGGTCACTACCTGGGAGCAGGCTCTTGAAGCTGGTGCCGGGCAGGCACCATCGTACACCCCGGTGGATCCGGATCATCCTGTGTACATCCTGTATTCCTCCGGCACCACCGGAAAACCCAAGTGCATCGTGCACGGAACCGCTGGCCTGCTGATCAACCACGCCAAAGAACTGATGCTTCACGGCGACGTTGGTCCGGAAGATCGCTTCCTCTACTTCACCACTTGTGGCTGGATGATGTGGAACTGGCAGGCCTCGGCCCTCATGACCGGTGCTGCCGTGATCACCGTAGACGGCTCACCCGGCTACCCCAGCCTCGAATTCCTTTGGGAAACCGTGGCCAAAGAAAGCGTTACCCACTACGGCACCAGCGCGCGCTTCATCGCTGGCTGCCGAAAAGCCGAACTCCAACCCGCCAAAACCCACGATCAAAGCGCGCTCCGAGTGGTCTTCTCCACCGGCTCGCCTCTGCTTCCGGAAGACTACGACTGGATCTACAGCGACGGTGCGCCCAACGTCTTGCTCGGCTCCATCGCGGGCGGCACCGACATCTGCGGCTGCTTCGTCGGTGCAACGCCGCTGCTGCCGGTACGCCGTGGCGAAATCCAGTGCCGCTTCCTCGGTGTAGATGCCGTCGCCTATGACGACGAAGGCCAGCCGGTCAGCGACGGCCGCGGCGAACTCGTCTGCCGCCAACCACTGCCGTCCATGCCCGTCAGCTTCTGGCAAGACCCGAACAACGAACGCTACCAGGACGCCTACTTCAACACCTTCCCCGGCGTCTGGGCCCACGGCGACTTCATCGAATTCACCGAACACGGTGGCGCCATCATCTACGGCCGCTCCGATGCCACCCTCAACCCAGGCGGCGTACGAATCGGCACCGCCGAAATTTACCGCCAGGTTGAAACCGTTGCAGAAGTCAAAGACAGCCTGGTGGTTGGCCGCCAGATCGAAGGCGACGTAGAAGTCGTCCTGTTCGTCGTCCCGGCCGACGGACAGAGCGTCACCACCGACCTGATGAAAACCCTGAAAACCAAAATTCGCGAAGGCGCCAGCCCAAGACACGTGCCCAAACACATCGTGGAAGTACCCGACATCCCTTACACCCGTAGCGGAAAAAAAGTAGAACTTGCAGTGGCCCGTTTGATCAACGGTTCAAAGAAAGCCGATAACCGGGATGCTTTGGGTAACCCCGAGGCGTTGGATCAAATGCGTGAACGCCTGCTGGAAGTCGGCTTGCTGCCTGAATAA
- a CDS encoding TRAP transporter large permease subunit, producing MGVEAILVIAMFASFMFLLLLGFPVAWSLAGVGLVFGIVGHVLVEYFDSPIWFTWQGTIGVLDARIYGIVANELMVALPMFIFMGIMLDRSGIAEKLMHSLVRVLGPLRGGYAVTVVIVGVLLAASTGIVGASVVLLGMLSLGPMMQAKYNKSLAVGTACSVGTLGILVPPSIMLVLMADRLGTSDASVGKLFMGALIPGVMLGAMYILYILIASFIKKDLAPAPENREPMDARAILGVVQAVLPPMVLIIAVLGSIFFGIATTTEASAVGAGGALLMAFVSKRLNMETLKESLYQTSRTSAFIFGIFIGATVFASVLRGLGGDEVIEGAITGLPFGTMGVLLTVLLITFLLGFFLDWVEITLIVLPLVAPVLFKMGVEPVWFAIMFAICLQTSFLTPPVGFSLFYIKGVCPPEITTRDIYLGVLPFIALQILALALVFWFEPLATWLPNEVYGGS from the coding sequence ATGGGTGTAGAAGCAATTCTAGTAATCGCCATGTTCGCCAGCTTCATGTTTTTGCTGTTGCTGGGTTTCCCGGTGGCCTGGTCGCTGGCCGGTGTTGGTTTGGTGTTCGGCATCGTCGGGCACGTGCTGGTGGAGTATTTTGACTCCCCGATCTGGTTTACCTGGCAAGGCACCATCGGTGTGCTGGACGCCAGAATCTACGGCATTGTCGCCAATGAGCTGATGGTGGCGCTGCCGATGTTTATCTTCATGGGCATTATGCTGGACCGCTCCGGCATCGCCGAGAAACTGATGCACAGCCTGGTGCGGGTATTAGGGCCCTTGCGCGGTGGCTATGCCGTCACGGTGGTTATCGTTGGTGTGTTGCTGGCGGCCTCCACCGGCATCGTCGGTGCATCGGTGGTGCTGCTGGGCATGTTGTCGCTGGGGCCGATGATGCAGGCCAAGTACAACAAATCGCTGGCCGTGGGCACCGCCTGCTCGGTGGGCACGCTTGGGATTCTGGTACCGCCCAGCATCATGCTGGTGCTGATGGCCGATCGGCTCGGCACGTCGGATGCGTCTGTCGGCAAGCTGTTCATGGGCGCACTGATTCCCGGCGTGATGCTTGGTGCCATGTACATTTTGTACATTCTGATTGCCTCCTTCATTAAAAAAGATCTGGCGCCTGCGCCGGAGAATCGTGAGCCGATGGATGCCAGGGCCATTCTTGGTGTGGTTCAGGCGGTATTGCCACCGATGGTGCTGATCATCGCGGTGCTCGGGTCCATTTTCTTTGGCATCGCGACCACCACCGAAGCCTCCGCCGTGGGTGCCGGGGGCGCGTTGTTGATGGCTTTTGTCAGCAAGCGCCTGAACATGGAAACCTTGAAAGAGTCGTTGTACCAGACCAGCCGCACGTCGGCGTTCATCTTCGGCATCTTCATTGGTGCCACGGTGTTCGCGTCGGTGCTGCGGGGCCTGGGTGGCGATGAGGTCATCGAAGGGGCCATTACCGGCCTGCCGTTTGGCACCATGGGTGTGTTGTTGACGGTGCTGCTGATCACCTTCCTGCTGGGCTTCTTCCTGGATTGGGTCGAGATCACCCTGATCGTGCTGCCGCTGGTGGCGCCGGTGCTGTTCAAGATGGGCGTTGAGCCGGTTTGGTTTGCGATCATGTTCGCCATCTGCCTGCAAACCTCGTTCCTGACCCCACCGGTTGGATTCTCGCTGTTTTACATCAAAGGCGTGTGTCCGCCCGAAATCACCACCCGAGACATCTATCTGGGCGTCTTGCCGTTTATCGCATTGCAAATACTGGCGTTGGCGCTGGTGTTCTGGTTTGAGCCGTTGGCGACCTGGTTGCCCAATGAAGTTTACGGCGGCTCTTGA
- a CDS encoding 3-hydroxybutyrate dehydrogenase, producing MKRLQQQTALVTGAGRGIGRAIAEHFAREGAFVAVADLTLESVADTVAAIEKAGGTAMALAMDVTDEQAVDRGVAAIVEKWGRLDIALANAGIQHIDPVHKLAYADWSKVMHVHLDGAFLVTRAALKQMYDQNSGTMLYMGSVHSLEASPLKAPYVAAKHGMLGLCRAVAKEGAEHGVRSNIICPGFVRTPLVDKQIPEQAKELGISEQDVISKVMLKNTVDGEFTTVDDVSELAVHLAAFPSNALTGQSMVVSHGWHMQ from the coding sequence ATGAAACGTCTTCAACAGCAAACAGCATTAGTAACCGGGGCTGGCCGTGGTATAGGCCGGGCCATTGCTGAACATTTCGCCCGAGAGGGCGCCTTCGTGGCCGTTGCCGATCTCACGCTGGAAAGTGTGGCAGATACCGTTGCCGCGATTGAAAAGGCGGGCGGTACGGCGATGGCCTTGGCCATGGACGTGACTGACGAGCAAGCGGTAGACCGGGGCGTCGCAGCGATTGTGGAAAAGTGGGGGCGGCTGGATATCGCCCTCGCCAATGCCGGCATTCAGCACATCGATCCGGTGCATAAACTGGCCTATGCCGATTGGAGTAAGGTGATGCATGTGCATCTGGACGGAGCCTTCCTGGTTACCCGGGCTGCACTCAAGCAGATGTATGATCAGAACAGTGGCACTATGCTGTATATGGGGTCGGTGCATTCGTTGGAAGCTTCCCCCTTAAAAGCACCTTACGTTGCGGCGAAGCACGGCATGCTCGGTTTATGCCGGGCCGTGGCGAAGGAAGGGGCGGAACACGGGGTACGCAGTAACATCATTTGCCCGGGTTTTGTGCGCACGCCGCTGGTGGATAAACAGATTCCCGAACAAGCCAAAGAGCTGGGTATCTCGGAACAAGATGTCATCAGCAAGGTCATGTTGAAGAACACCGTGGATGGCGAGTTCACAACGGTAGACGACGTATCGGAACTGGCGGTGCACCTGGCCGCCTTCCCTTCCAATGCTCTGACCGGACAGTCTATGGTGGTCAGCCACGGCTGGCACATGCAGTAA
- a CDS encoding TRAP transporter small permease subunit, which yields MTDSKTPVGSPTLSHEKGVLPDNALSSRLDCLVVAVGRLSSWLWIGVLLVVLTNVFSRYVLEQGSIALEELSWHLFGIATMLTLGYAVVRDDHVRVDVLKEKFPLKAQAWIELVGIVLLALPIIYLMIDALVPYAWKAWIYQERSQAPSGLPYRFIFKSMLPFGLVLVMLALFSRATRCTTLLFGFPRAVAPTHDDRRSTGHPNP from the coding sequence GTGACTGATTCCAAGACACCGGTGGGAAGCCCAACCCTGTCCCACGAGAAAGGTGTACTGCCCGATAACGCTCTGTCATCCCGGCTCGACTGCCTGGTTGTCGCTGTGGGCCGCCTGAGTTCCTGGTTATGGATAGGCGTGCTTCTGGTGGTGCTGACCAATGTGTTCTCGCGCTATGTACTGGAGCAAGGATCCATCGCTCTGGAAGAGCTGTCCTGGCACCTGTTCGGGATCGCCACCATGCTCACGCTGGGCTACGCAGTGGTCCGGGATGATCATGTCCGGGTCGATGTATTGAAAGAAAAGTTTCCTTTGAAGGCTCAGGCCTGGATTGAACTGGTCGGCATCGTGCTTCTGGCCCTGCCGATTATTTATCTGATGATTGATGCGTTGGTGCCCTATGCCTGGAAGGCATGGATCTATCAGGAGCGCTCGCAGGCGCCCAGTGGTCTGCCGTACCGGTTTATTTTCAAGAGCATGCTGCCGTTTGGGTTGGTTCTGGTCATGCTGGCTTTGTTCTCCCGAGCGACCCGGTGCACCACCTTACTGTTTGGTTTTCCGCGAGCCGTAGCACCCACCCACGATGATCGCCGCTCAACCGGCCATCCGAATCCTTGA
- a CDS encoding NADP-dependent isocitrate dehydrogenase, whose protein sequence is MTTSKSKIIYTLTDEAPALATRSLLPILESFAKPAGIEFETSDISLAARILAGFPDYLEENQRVTDDLAELGEYTKDPDANIIKLPNISASIPQLRAAIKELNEKGYNVPEYKEHPETDEEKDIHARYSKVLGSAVNPVLREGNSDRRAPAAVKAFARKYPHTMGEWSPASRTHVAHMRGGDFYSSEQSVTLDKATNARIVFENKKGEQTVLKADLPLQEGEVVDGMFMSKKALCQFFEDAIADCEKTGVMFSLHVKATMMKISHPIVFGHAVKIYYKELFDQYGDLFKEIGVNPNNGLSSVLDKIKQLPESKQEEIQEALHKTYEHRPEIAMVDSVKGITNLHVPSDVIVDASMPAMIRNSGKMWARDGKLKDTKAVMPESTYATIYQETINFCKTHGAFDPTTMGTVPNVGLMAQKAEEYGSHDKTFEIEEEGIVRIVAEDGTVLTEHNVEEGDIWRACQTKDLPIRDWVKLAVNRARATGMPAVFWLDDERAHDAELIKKVNTYLKDHDTEGLHIRIESPVRAIRWTMERLIRGLDTISVTGNVLRDYLTDLFPILELGTSAKMLSIVPLLNGGGLYETGAGGSAPKHVQQLVQENHLRWDSLGEFLATAVSLDELGEKHDNARARLLGQTMDKATERLLENNQSPSRVTGELDNRGSHFHLARYWAEELSKQDDDKELKEFFAKLSEQLEANKDKILEEMTVVQGHPADIGGYYYAPAEKVSEVMRPSATFNKILEEAAASVN, encoded by the coding sequence ATGACCACATCCAAGTCCAAGATCATCTACACCCTGACCGACGAAGCCCCCGCGCTAGCCACCCGGTCACTGCTCCCCATACTGGAATCCTTCGCCAAGCCGGCGGGTATCGAATTTGAAACCAGCGACATTTCCCTGGCGGCGCGTATCCTGGCAGGCTTCCCAGACTACCTCGAAGAAAACCAGCGCGTCACCGATGACCTGGCCGAATTGGGCGAATACACCAAAGACCCCGACGCCAACATCATCAAGCTGCCGAACATCTCTGCCTCGATCCCGCAGTTGCGTGCAGCCATCAAAGAGCTGAACGAAAAAGGCTACAACGTCCCTGAGTACAAAGAGCACCCAGAGACCGACGAAGAAAAAGACATCCACGCCCGTTACTCCAAAGTACTGGGCAGCGCCGTAAACCCGGTTCTGCGTGAAGGTAACTCCGACCGTCGCGCCCCGGCCGCGGTTAAAGCCTTCGCACGTAAATACCCGCACACCATGGGCGAGTGGAGCCCGGCTTCGCGCACTCACGTAGCGCACATGCGTGGCGGCGATTTCTACTCCAGCGAGCAGTCCGTCACGCTGGATAAGGCGACCAACGCCCGCATCGTGTTCGAAAACAAAAAAGGCGAACAAACCGTACTGAAAGCTGACCTGCCGCTGCAGGAAGGCGAAGTTGTTGACGGCATGTTCATGAGCAAGAAAGCGCTCTGCCAATTTTTCGAAGATGCGATTGCCGATTGCGAAAAGACCGGCGTGATGTTCTCCCTGCACGTCAAAGCAACCATGATGAAAATCTCTCACCCGATCGTATTCGGTCACGCGGTGAAGATTTACTACAAAGAGTTGTTTGACCAGTACGGCGACCTGTTTAAAGAAATCGGTGTGAACCCGAACAACGGTCTGTCTTCCGTACTCGACAAGATCAAGCAGCTGCCAGAGTCCAAGCAGGAAGAAATCCAGGAAGCCCTGCACAAGACCTACGAGCACCGCCCGGAAATCGCCATGGTCGATTCGGTGAAAGGCATCACCAACCTGCACGTGCCCAGTGACGTGATCGTTGATGCTTCCATGCCGGCCATGATCCGTAACTCCGGTAAAATGTGGGCTCGTGACGGCAAGCTCAAGGACACCAAGGCAGTTATGCCGGAGTCCACGTACGCGACGATTTATCAGGAAACCATTAACTTCTGTAAAACTCACGGTGCCTTCGATCCCACCACCATGGGTACAGTACCGAACGTTGGCCTGATGGCGCAGAAAGCCGAAGAATACGGCTCGCACGACAAAACGTTTGAAATTGAAGAAGAGGGTATCGTTCGCATCGTTGCCGAAGACGGCACCGTACTGACCGAACACAACGTGGAAGAAGGCGATATCTGGCGTGCTTGCCAGACCAAAGACCTGCCGATTCGCGATTGGGTCAAGCTGGCCGTTAACCGTGCCCGCGCCACCGGTATGCCGGCGGTATTCTGGCTGGACGATGAACGTGCCCACGACGCCGAACTGATCAAGAAGGTCAACACCTACCTGAAAGATCACGACACCGAAGGTCTGCACATCCGTATCGAATCGCCTGTGCGCGCCATTCGCTGGACCATGGAGCGTCTGATTCGTGGTCTGGACACCATTTCTGTCACCGGTAACGTTCTGCGTGACTATCTGACCGACCTGTTCCCGATCCTGGAGCTGGGCACCAGTGCCAAGATGCTGTCCATCGTACCTCTGCTGAACGGTGGTGGTCTGTACGAAACCGGTGCGGGCGGTTCTGCGCCCAAGCACGTACAGCAGCTGGTACAGGAAAACCACCTGCGCTGGGACTCACTGGGTGAATTCCTGGCCACAGCCGTGTCTCTGGACGAGCTGGGCGAGAAGCACGACAACGCCCGCGCCCGACTGTTGGGTCAGACCATGGACAAAGCAACCGAACGCCTGCTGGAGAACAACCAGTCTCCGTCCCGCGTGACCGGCGAGCTGGACAACCGTGGTTCCCACTTCCATCTGGCCCGTTACTGGGCCGAGGAATTGTCCAAGCAGGACGACGACAAGGAGCTGAAAGAGTTCTTTGCCAAGTTGTCTGAGCAGCTGGAAGCCAACAAGGACAAGATTCTGGAAGAAATGACAGTCGTACAGGGTCATCCGGCCGACATCGGCGGATACTACTACGCACCGGCTGAAAAAGTGTCTGAAGTGATGCGCCCAAGCGCGACCTTCAACAAGATCCTGGAGGAAGCCGCTGCTTCCGTGAACTAA
- the ybaK gene encoding Cys-tRNA(Pro) deacylase — MTPGILAAKKAKISYTVHEYAHDPSAESYGNEAADKMGVDPSRVFKTLVVALDSKELAVGLVPVTSMLSLKLIAKAAKAKKAGMADKQLVQRSTGYVLGGVSPLGQKKRLKTFIDATAEQFDTIFVSAGKRGLEIELAPADLAKLTGADFADLQQD; from the coding sequence ATGACTCCCGGAATTCTCGCCGCTAAAAAAGCGAAAATCAGCTACACCGTACACGAATATGCACACGATCCGTCGGCCGAAAGCTACGGCAACGAAGCCGCGGACAAAATGGGCGTAGACCCAAGCCGCGTTTTTAAAACACTGGTGGTGGCGCTGGACAGCAAAGAGTTAGCGGTTGGCTTAGTGCCGGTCACCAGCATGCTTAGCCTAAAGCTGATCGCTAAAGCCGCGAAGGCGAAAAAAGCCGGTATGGCGGATAAACAGCTCGTGCAACGAAGTACAGGCTATGTACTGGGTGGAGTGAGCCCACTAGGGCAGAAAAAACGTTTGAAGACGTTCATTGATGCCACTGCCGAGCAGTTCGACACCATCTTCGTCAGTGCGGGTAAACGGGGCTTGGAAATTGAGTTGGCTCCGGCCGATTTGGCTAAGCTGACCGGTGCGGATTTCGCAGATTTGCAGCAAGACTAA
- a CDS encoding TRAP transporter substrate-binding protein: MSIKQKLSRLTYGITAAAVISGGLASSDVLAAEKVRWQVPLAFPSHLIGLTTPVKHLSENLKAISGGDIQLRYYEPGELVPPFEIMDAVGSGKYPAGYTWVGYDQGTIPSLPLYSGAPFNMEPPAYLAWYYEGDGRELLEEIYAERNIHPMLCSIIGPEGAGWFAEPIKGVEDYDGLKIRFAGIGGKVLEKLGASVTMVPGGEIYQALERKTIDATEFSQPAIDKMLGLDQIIKNYIMPGWHQTLTTSHLLVNKDTWEDLEPESRALIEMGCEAATLKGFAQSEWAQPTALRDYENEGVTAQTLPEPVLRELQKVTNEVLDEIAAKDPMFKRVLTSQRNFMEHHSIWHSKGYLPRDFYQYD; encoded by the coding sequence ATGTCGATCAAGCAAAAGCTCTCTCGTCTTACCTATGGCATCACTGCCGCGGCAGTGATCAGTGGCGGCCTCGCCAGCAGTGATGTGCTCGCAGCCGAGAAAGTGCGCTGGCAAGTACCTCTGGCCTTCCCCTCGCATCTGATTGGCCTGACGACGCCGGTGAAGCATTTGAGTGAAAATCTCAAAGCGATTTCCGGAGGCGACATTCAGTTGCGTTACTACGAACCCGGGGAGCTGGTTCCACCGTTTGAAATCATGGATGCCGTGGGCAGTGGCAAATACCCGGCCGGTTACACCTGGGTCGGATACGATCAAGGCACCATTCCCTCTTTGCCGCTTTATTCCGGTGCCCCCTTCAATATGGAGCCACCTGCCTATCTGGCCTGGTATTACGAAGGTGATGGCCGTGAATTGCTGGAAGAAATCTACGCCGAGCGCAACATTCACCCCATGCTGTGTTCCATCATCGGCCCTGAGGGTGCGGGTTGGTTCGCGGAACCCATCAAAGGCGTGGAAGATTACGACGGTCTGAAAATTCGCTTTGCCGGCATCGGCGGCAAGGTACTGGAGAAACTCGGGGCCTCGGTGACCATGGTGCCGGGTGGCGAGATTTATCAGGCGCTTGAGCGCAAGACCATTGACGCTACCGAGTTCTCGCAGCCCGCGATCGACAAAATGCTGGGTCTTGATCAGATTATCAAGAACTACATCATGCCGGGTTGGCACCAGACATTGACCACGTCGCATTTGTTGGTGAACAAAGACACTTGGGAAGATCTGGAGCCGGAATCGCGCGCGTTGATTGAAATGGGCTGTGAGGCGGCCACGTTGAAAGGCTTTGCTCAAAGTGAGTGGGCGCAGCCTACCGCCTTGCGTGATTATGAAAACGAAGGCGTAACTGCTCAAACCCTGCCTGAGCCAGTGCTGCGTGAGCTGCAAAAGGTCACCAACGAAGTGCTGGACGAAATCGCGGCGAAAGACCCGATGTTCAAGCGGGTTCTGACCAGCCAGCGCAACTTCATGGAACACCACTCCATCTGGCATTCCAAGGGCTACCTGCCCCGGGATTTCTACCAGTACGACTGA